AGATGATCATCATCTGGTTTGTTTAGGTTTCGAATCATTCAAAATCCCACTGGTTCTCCCTTCTGACCTCCTCCTCTTCTGCAGGGGTAAAGTCATTCTTAATGTTGAATGTCTTGCGGATCTCCTTTGGTGACTTTCCTTTGATCATATCAGCAACTGTCTGGCAAGTCAAATCCAACAACTCCTTAACATTCAGATAATTTGAAGCCAAAATAAGATCAAACAACGTAGACTGATCGACCTTAACAAACTCAGCATCCCAGTTCTTAAGTTCATCATCTTTCGCTTTTTCATCGGCATTATCGTCATGTTTTCTGCAGTATTCAATAACTTTGGCCAAAATATTGCTTGTTACATTGGGTAATGGTATTCCGTTATCAGCACAATCATCTTCGATCATATGCTTGATGGTTTGAGATTGAAGAGCAACGGATTCTTCAACATCAAAAGTTTCTCCATCAGAACTCTTCAAGGTTACCATCTTTGAAGTCGACATATCTTATCAGTAAAAAGGTTGCAAAGAAAAAAACTAGTAAATAAAAAACCTTATgaacagagaaagaaaaaagtgaagaagaagaacgtgaGAACCAATACCTTCGTTCTCAGATATATATAGGCTTTATGATGAGACTCTAGAATCAGAAAAGACTCCAATTTGGAAGTTGTCTTGGTTTGGGAAACGGAAAATTATGGTAAGAAAAAACTGAGACAAGTGCGAAAAATAGGTTCCAAATTGGATCTTGGGCCTTAGTTGGCTTGAAATTGAGCATTATTATGGCTAGGTAAAAAGGTATCTCAAACAAAGACAAGTACGAAAAATAGAAATCCTTCCTGATTCGAGACTGTTACTTCGTTTGGGGTTATGTTTGTATATTCGAGTTAATTGATGAGAAAAGTTTCAGAATTGAAGTTCCTCTCATTCTAATTTCTCAGGGAAACGCACACGTCAAACACTTCTTTATCTTTGGGAATAAGTAACTGAGTACGTC
The Papaver somniferum cultivar HN1 unplaced genomic scaffold, ASM357369v1 unplaced-scaffold_15015, whole genome shotgun sequence genome window above contains:
- the LOC113336224 gene encoding SKP1-like protein 1B, producing MSTSKMVTLKSSDGETFDVEESVALQSQTIKHMIEDDCADNGIPLPNVTSNILAKVIEYCRKHDDNADEKAKDDELKNWDAEFVKVDQSTLFDLILASNYLNVKELLDLTCQTVADMIKGKSPKEIRKTFNIKNDFTPAEEEEVRRENQWDFE